CACGATGGCCAGGGCCATGTCGAGATCCGCCGACTCGTCCACGTAGACGTGGCAGTTGCCGTCACCGTCGATGACGTAGGGCACCGTGGCGTGCTCGAGGATGGACCGGATCAGCGCCGGGCCTCCCCGGGGGATGAGGCAGTCGATCGTGTCCCGCTGGCGCATGAACTCGACCGCGGCCTCGTGACTGGTGTCCTCCAGCAGCACCACGCAGTCCGGGGGCAGCCCAGCCTTGCCGATCGCCTCGCGCAGCACCGCGGTGATGGCCACGTTCGAGCCGATCGCCCCCGACGAGCCTCGCAGAAACGCGGCGTTGCCCGACTTCAGGCACAGTGCCGCCGCGTCGCTGGTCACGTTGGGCCGGTTCTCGTAGATGATGGCGATCACCCCGAGCGGCACCCGCACCCGTTCGATGCGCAGCCCGTTGGGGCGCACCCACCCGTCGAGCACCTCCCCGACGGGATCGGCCAGCGCAGCCACGTCCCGCAACCCCTCGGCCATGGACTCGACCCGGGCCTCGGTCAGGGTCAGCCGGTCGATCACCGTGGCGCTCGCACCCGAGCGGCGGGCCCGCTCCACATCGGCGGCGTTGGCCGCCAGCACGTCATTCGCCCGGGCTACCAACAGGTCGGCCGCGCTACGCAGGGCGTCGTCCTTGACCGCGGTCGCCGTCCGGGCCAGCACCCGCGACGCGGCTTTCACCCGCCGACCCAGCTCGGCGATCGTCACGCTCGACTCGTCAGGGGACGCCACGAGCAGCCAGGCTACCCGCCACTAACCTCGCCGCCGTGCGGATCGACCCCGGCCTCGACACCGCCGTGCGCGCCTTCGTCGACGAGCTCACCCCCCGGCTCGAGGCCATCGTGGCGGGGCTCGACGGCGGCGACCCCGGCACCGCCCGCCAGGACGTGACGCTCGAGGCGTACAACCTGTGCCGGGCCTTCATCGACGCCGACGGCCTGGCCACCGATGACGAGCTGTGGGCGTTGATCCAGGCGTTCTCGCCCCGGCTCGACACCCAGCTGCTGCGGGCCACTCCCGCGGACGTGCGGGAAGCGGGCCTGACCGCCGGTGCCCGCGCCTTCCTCGACGAGCCCTCCACGATGTTCGAGATCCTCCTCGGGGTGGACGCCCGCGAGGGCAGCGCGCACGCCCGCGCCTACTACGAGCGGGCGATCGCGCTGGCCCACATCGTGGCGTCGCTCGACCTGCACCCCAGCCGGGCCGAGCTGGTGGCCATAGAGGGGTTCCGGGGCATGCTCCTCGATGCCATCGCCCGGTCCCGGCCCGCACCGCAGCCCACAGTCACCGGGCCCGCAACGTCGACCCCCCGGTCCGGCAGCGAGGAGCGAGACACCGAGTCCGAGCGGAAGGAGCTGCCCCCACCCCGCCCGCTGGAGGAGCTGCTCGCCGAGCTCGACGCGCTGGTGGGCATGGACGCGGTGAAGGAGGAGGTGAAGCTGGTCGCGGCGCTGATCCAGGTCCAGAATCTGCGCCGGGCCCGCCAGCTCCCGGTACTCGAGCAGAGCCGCCATCTCGTGTTCACCGGCAACCCGGGCACCGGAAAGACCACCGTGGCCCGCCTCCTGGCCCAGATCTACCGCACGCTCGGGGTGGTGGCCCGGGGCCATCTGGTGGAGACCGACCGGGCCGGGCTGGTGGCGGGGTTCGTTGGCCAGACCGCGACCAAGGTCACCGCGGTGTTCGACCAGGCCGACGAAGGGGTGCTGCTGATCGACGAGGCGTACGCGCTGGTGCGGGGCAGCGAGCAGGACTTCGGCCGGGAGGCGATCGACACCATCGTCAAGCTGGTGGAGGACCGCCGGGATCGGATCGTGGTGATCGCGGCGGGCTACCCCGACGAGATGGACGCGTTCGTCGACGCCAACCCCGGCCTGCGATCCCGATTCCCGAAGACGATCTTCTTCCCCGACTACACCACCGGCGAGCTGGTCCAGATCTTCCAGAGCCTCTGCGACCGCTCCCATTACCGGCCCGACGAGGAGGCACTCGACGCGGTGCGAGCGTGGCTCGACGCCCAGCCCCGGGTGAAGGGCTTCGGTAACGGCCGGCTGGTGCGCAACCTGTTCGAAGCAGCCGTGGCTCGCCAGGCCACCCGGGTGGTGGCGATCGACCAACCCACCGACGACCAGCTCGTCGGGCTGGTCGCCGCGGACATCCCCGCGATCGGTGAAGGCCCCGGCACCGCGGGCCCGACTGCTGGGCGGGCGCCGTGAAGCGGGTCGCCGCCCTCCTCGCCGCGGCAGGCATGATCGCGGCTGCGATGCTGGTGCGCGGCTGGCTCGACCAGCGCGACCAGCCCGGCGGGGGGGGCAGCCCGGCGTCGGGGGACCAGCTCACGCTGGTGTGCGTCACCGAGCTGGAGGCGGTGTGCGTCCAACTCGCCCGCAACCAACCGGGCATCCAGGTCCGCACCGAAGACGTGGCCACCACCATCGCCTCCCTCAGCGCAAGCGACGCCGACGCCTCCGCGGTCGACGGCTGGCTCACCTTCGCCCCGTTCCCGGAGCTGGTGGACGAGCAGCGGGCCCGGGCCGGGTTGCAGCCGATCCTGGCCGACCCGACCGCGCCGCTGGCCCGCTCCCCACTGGTGATGGCGGTGTGGAACGACCGGCGAGCCGTGCTGGAGACGGCCTGCCCGGCCGGTGGGATCACCTGGCGATGCGTCGGCGAGCTGGCGGGGCGACCGTGGGTGGACCTCGGTGGGGGCGCGGCGTGGGGGGCGGTGAAGCCCGGCCAGCCCACGCCGGACCGCACCGCGGCCGGCTGGCTGGCCCTCGCGCAGGCGGCGGGGTCGTGGTTCGGCCGCACCGACTTCGCGGCCAACGACTTCCAGGACCCGGCGTTCCGCCGGTGGTTCGAGCAGCTCGAACGAGGCGTGCCGTCCTACCCTCCCCCACCTCGCACCGCGCTCGAGGAGATGCTGTCCAAGGGCCCCGCCACCTTCGACATGGCCGCAAGCACCGAAGCGGCGGCCGCGGGGCCGATCGCGCGCAGCCGCGTCAACGACCAACTCTCGATCATCTACCCTTCCCCTCTGTCCACCGCGGACGTCGTGCTGGCGCCGGTGGCCGGATCGGACGGGGAGGCGCGGTTGCGCAGGTTGGTCGAATCACATGACGCCGCCGACGCTTTGACGGGTCAAGGCTGGCGTGTCGATGGGCAGCCGCCCGCCGGAGGCGTACCCGGCGAGCCGCCCCTGCCTCCCGACAGCGGGCTGCCCCGGGCTGGGGTGCTCCAGGCCCTGCGCACCCTGTGGATCGAGGTCATCCGGTGAGCGGAACCCTGCGCCGGCTGATCGGGCTCGCGATCGTGGCGCTGCTCGCCGCGTCATGCGCGTCGACCACGTCGACCGATCAGGCCGACAGCGGGCTCGGCAACCCCGGGGACTGCCTGGTGATCGACATGGCGGTCTCCCCGGAGAAGATCGACCTGCTCACGAGCCTGGCGCAGACCTTCAACCAATCCAAGATCAAGGTTGGCGACACTTGCATCTTCGTCAACCCGAAGAGCAAGGCGTCGGGCGGCGCG
This genomic window from Rhabdothermincola sediminis contains:
- a CDS encoding glutamate-5-semialdehyde dehydrogenase, giving the protein MASPDESSVTIAELGRRVKAASRVLARTATAVKDDALRSAADLLVARANDVLAANAADVERARRSGASATVIDRLTLTEARVESMAEGLRDVAALADPVGEVLDGWVRPNGLRIERVRVPLGVIAIIYENRPNVTSDAAALCLKSGNAAFLRGSSGAIGSNVAITAVLREAIGKAGLPPDCVVLLEDTSHEAAVEFMRQRDTIDCLIPRGGPALIRSILEHATVPYVIDGDGNCHVYVDESADLDMALAIVVNAKMQRPSVCNAAESLLVHESVAESFLPRAAEALEGVELLGDERTRALVPRAGVADDGAYATEFLDLKLAVRVVPDLDAAIDHIARFGSGHSEAIVTRSLEAAERFCREVDAAAVLVNASTRFVDGGEFGFGAEIGISTQKLHARGPMGLRELTTAKYVVRGSGQVRG
- a CDS encoding substrate-binding domain-containing protein; translation: MKRVAALLAAAGMIAAAMLVRGWLDQRDQPGGGGSPASGDQLTLVCVTELEAVCVQLARNQPGIQVRTEDVATTIASLSASDADASAVDGWLTFAPFPELVDEQRARAGLQPILADPTAPLARSPLVMAVWNDRRAVLETACPAGGITWRCVGELAGRPWVDLGGGAAWGAVKPGQPTPDRTAAGWLALAQAAGSWFGRTDFAANDFQDPAFRRWFEQLERGVPSYPPPPRTALEEMLSKGPATFDMAASTEAAAAGPIARSRVNDQLSIIYPSPLSTADVVLAPVAGSDGEARLRRLVESHDAADALTGQGWRVDGQPPAGGVPGEPPLPPDSGLPRAGVLQALRTLWIEVIR
- a CDS encoding AAA family ATPase — translated: MRIDPGLDTAVRAFVDELTPRLEAIVAGLDGGDPGTARQDVTLEAYNLCRAFIDADGLATDDELWALIQAFSPRLDTQLLRATPADVREAGLTAGARAFLDEPSTMFEILLGVDAREGSAHARAYYERAIALAHIVASLDLHPSRAELVAIEGFRGMLLDAIARSRPAPQPTVTGPATSTPRSGSEERDTESERKELPPPRPLEELLAELDALVGMDAVKEEVKLVAALIQVQNLRRARQLPVLEQSRHLVFTGNPGTGKTTVARLLAQIYRTLGVVARGHLVETDRAGLVAGFVGQTATKVTAVFDQADEGVLLIDEAYALVRGSEQDFGREAIDTIVKLVEDRRDRIVVIAAGYPDEMDAFVDANPGLRSRFPKTIFFPDYTTGELVQIFQSLCDRSHYRPDEEALDAVRAWLDAQPRVKGFGNGRLVRNLFEAAVARQATRVVAIDQPTDDQLVGLVAADIPAIGEGPGTAGPTAGRAP